A window of Hemiscyllium ocellatum isolate sHemOce1 chromosome 35, sHemOce1.pat.X.cur, whole genome shotgun sequence genomic DNA:
taccagcctctgtcacttcctgtggcagctcattccatacgtgcactatcctctgcgcgaaaaagttgccccttaggtctcttttatatctttcccctctcaccctcaacctatgccctctcattctggagtccccaatcccagggaacagattttgcctatttatcctatccatgcccctctataaggtcacctctcagcctccgacgctccacggaaaacagccccagcctgttcagcctctccctgttgctcagatcctccaagcctggcaacatccttgtaactcttttctgaaccctttcaagtttcacaacagatggggtggttttataaacttctaaaaggtcacccctcagcctccaacacttcagggaaaatagccccagcctattcagtctctccctatcgctccaaaccttgtaaatcttttctgaaccctttcatgtttcctatagcaggaagtcCAGAATTTAACATAGCATTCGGAAAATgactgaatcaatgtcctgtacagcagcaacatgatagcccaactcctgtactcaacccactgaccaataaaggcaagtagaccaaacaccttcttcactatcctgtcaatCTGTAACTCCACCTTCAGGAATTATGactctacactccaaggtctgtttgtttggcaccactccccagcacccgaccattaactgtgtaaatgCGGCTATGATTtacccaaaatgcaacacctcacttttatctaaattaatctccatctgccactcctcagcccatctgatcaaggtcccattgtactctaagataatcttcttcactgccacaacatttcctgttttggtgtcatctgcaaatgaaaCATTACTAACCATTTCCACCTAtttgcacatccaaatcatttataaaactgacagaAAGCAATGAACACACATAGTAAGTAACTTAAAGAGAtctaccaggggtaagcaatggggcacaggtctctggcaaaGAGTCTGTCCCTATTGCTCAGAAAAGGGAAGGGGGACAAGGAGCAGACCATTAGTCATTGGACACTCTGTAGTTAGGGGGACAAataggaggttttgtgggagtgagagagactcGCAGTTGAtatattgcctcccaggtgccagggttcatgccGTCTCAgatcgtgttttcgggatccttgaggacGAGGTGGAGCatccccaagttgtggtccacataggcaccaatgacataggtagggagagagatgggaatttaaggaagaaattcagggagttagggtgcaAGCTTAGAGATtggacagagttgttatctctggttagTTGCCTGTGCCACGTACCAGCGAGgtgagaaatagggagagagagaggagttaaaCACATGGCtgtagggatggtgcaggagggagggtttccgacacctggataattggggtttTTCCTGGgctaggtgggacctctacaaacaggattctcttcacctgaaccagaggggtaccaatatcatGGGGgcgggtgtgtgggggggggggggagtttgctaatgctctttgggagggtttaaactaattcaggaGGGGGATGTGAACTcaaattgtagttcgagtatacAGGAGTTTGAGAGTAGTGTGATCTGAACTAAGGTTTGAAGAGGGCatcagcaagcaagaagttggtttgaaatgtggcTACTTCAACTCCAGCATCATGTGGAATATGGTGGGTGACcttgcagcatgagttggtacctgggactccGATGTTgtcgccatttcagagacatggctagagcagggacaggaatgggtgTTACAGGTTCGGCGATTttaatgtttcagtaagaacaatgAAGATGGTAAAGAGGggtaggtgtggcattgttagtcaaggacagtattgcggtagcagaaaggacatttgaagaCCCGTTTACTGAGGTAGTACTGAGGAGTGGTCACGctgttggaagttttctataggcctctgaatagttccagagatgtagaggaaaggataatgattctcaataggagcgagtgtagttgttatggggacatttaactttccaaatattggcttGGAATACAACAGTAAGCATGTTAAATGGGTCATTTTgtgtccaatgtgtgcaagagggcttcctgacacattaTGTCGACAGGGCAacattagatttggtattgggtaatgaacccaaccagatgatagtgaccacaattcaattatgtttactttattgatggaaagggataggtacacgccgaagggcaagagttatagctgggggaagggcaattacaaTGCAGTTGGGCAAGATTTTGGATGCAAAAgatcgggaaggaaactgcaggggttgggcacaattgaaatattcaaggaacagctactgcaggtccttggtaagtatgtacctgccAGGCAGGGAGGAACTTGTTGAACGTAGGAGCTGTGGTTTAcagaggaagttgaatctcttggcaagaggaagaagaaggcttatgttaggatgagacatgaaggctcagttagggcacttgagaattacaagttagccaggaaagacctatagaaagagttaagaaaagccaggaggggacatgagaagtcattggcagataggatcccAGAAACCCGAAAGTTTTCAAtcagtatatcaggaataaaagaatgacactCAAGTAAGatcagggccaatcaaggacagtaatggaaagttgtgcgtggagtcagaaaagatagggaaagtgctaaatgaatatttttcgtcagtattcacacaggaaaaagacaatgttgtcaaggagaatactgagataaaggCTACTAGacgagatgggattgaggttcacaaggaggaggtgttgtcattctggaaagtgtaaaactCTATAAACTTCCCAGGTGAGATAAGATTTAttgtaggattctctgggaagccagggaggagattgccgagcctttgacttcaatctttatgtcatctttgtctacaggaatagtgccagaagactggagaatagcaaatgttgtccccttgttcaagaaggggaacagagacagccctggtaattatagagcagtgagccttacttcggttgtgggtaaagtgttggaaagtgttATAAGAGATAATTATcttgaaaggaataagttgattagggattttccacatggttttgtgaagggtagttcgagcctcacaaaccttattgagttctttgagaaagtgaccaaacaggtggatgaggataaagtggttgatgtggagtatatggatttcagtaaggggtttgatacgGTTCCCCACAGTATGTTATTGCACAAAATCTGGTGGCatagaattgagggtgatttagcaatttggaacagaaattggctagctaaagaagacagagggtagtggttgatgggaaacattcatcctagagttcagttactcgtggtatactgcaaggatctgttttgggtccactgctgtttgtcattttaataaatgacctggatgagggcgtagaaggatgggttagtaaatatgCGGATTACGCTcatcggtagagttgtggatagtgcagaaggatgttgcaggttacagagggactaTAGCTAagatgcagggctgggctgagaggtggcaaatggagtttaatgcagaaaagtgtgaggtgattcactttggaaggagcagcaggaatgcagagtactgggcaaatgaAAGGCTTCTTGATAATATTGATGAGCAGCCAGATCTCAGTATcgatgtgcatagatccctgaaagttgccacccaggttggataaggttgttaagaaggcatagggtgtgttagcttttattagtagtgggattgagttttagaaccatgaagtcatgctgcagctgtacaaaactctggtgtggccacagttggaggattgtgtacagttctggtcaccgcattataggaaggatgtggaaactttggaaaggtttcagaggaaatttacgagaatgttgcttgttatggagggaaggtcttacaaggaaaggctgagggaactgaggctgttttcattggagagaagaggtTTGAcaggcgacttaattgagatatacaagttATCAGAGAGTTAAATagagtggacaatgagagcctttttcctcagttgGTGATGGCTAACAGAAGGGGTGACAAATATAGAATGGATATcataggtagtttctttactcagagagtagtaggggcgtgtaacacactgcctgcaatagtagtagactcgccaactttaagcgCATTTAAATGGTCAAGGGAGAGACATGTGCACGAGAATGGAATtgtgttggttagatgggcttcagattggtttcacagattggcacgacattgagggccgaagggcctgtactgtgcggTAATATTGATATTCTATATTCTACCTTCATCTCAGTTCCACCACACACAGATCTCACAGCCCCATGCAGGGAAAGTGTCCTTGTAAATAACACACAGAGTCCGATCGTGGGCCAGTGCCTGTGGGAGGCTGACAGAGTGGTCATGGACAGTCACAGACTATATCCCCCAGAATGCAGTCTGTGATCGAAACACATGACCACATGGAATGGGCCTGTCATTCCCAGACAGTGGGAATGTGAGCGTTGGAATTCTGACCCAGATCGGAGAACCCGTCCTTACTTGCTCCAGGTTGGGGTGTGAGGCAGCCACTGGAGAAAGGGGCAGTACTGCCTGAGTCTgggaccctctgacagcacaggcCTTGGGGATTAGCACCATGTGTAAACCCCTCTTCCTGGGGCTGATACAGGATTCCCATTCCCCTTTGATCAGATTGTTCCTCTGGTAAAATTTATTATTAATTATCTATGACTGTTTGATCACTGACAGGAATTCACATTTTTCAACGGATAACTACTGTTGAGATCAGTGATGACAGCAGCATTAAGAGATCGATGAGATTTGGATTTGATGGAAATGACTTTATCAGTTTAGAACAAGACACAATGAGGTGGATCGCATCCAATCACATTGCAGTGATGACTAAAGAGAAATGGGATTCTGATGATTCCTGGAACAACTACTGGAAaagacacctggaagaagaatgtGTTGAATATTTAAAGAGATATCTGGAAGTTGGAAAGGAATATTTCACAAGGAAAGGTATGTATTTCAGTTTTGATCCCATGTTCTGACCTAACCTCACTGATCTATGAAACCGTTCTCCCATTCCATTCAGTGTCTGTCTGTTGGTTGTGTTTTTACCCTTTCCCATCACAGTTCAGCCTGAAGTGTTCATCTCCAGGAGGGAGCCCAATGGTCAGGACAAgccactcactctctcctgcctggTCACTGGGTTTTATCCTGTAGACATCGAGGTGACCTGGCTAAGGAATGGAGAGGTCATGTCTGAGACCCAATCCTTGGGGGTTCGACCGAACCACGATGGGACCCATCAGATCCAGAAAGAGATtgagatcagtgctggggatgaGGATCAATACTCCTGTCAAATTGAACACAGCAGCCTGGCAGAGGCCCAGCTCTACCAGTGGGGTAAGGgactggagtgtgtgtgtgtgtgtgtgtgtgtgtcattgatGAATGAACAGGCATTTGGAGAGTGAATCTGGGTGAGGTCAATACAATATGTCAACTAATCCCATCAGTTCCTAATGGGTGGGATCTGTTACAATTGTCCCAATTGTCCCAATCAACACAGAACTGGGACTGGAAATGGGAACAGAGGCAATGCTGATTTATTACATTGTGTTTCAGAAATACAACAAAACAGTGTGGAACGTTCCCATCATGTATTTTTGATTGGATTAGTCTCAGCATTGGCTGCAATATTTGGAATAATCGTCTGGAAAAGGCCGTGGAGAGGTAAgaatcagagagaggggaatatggaagtgaggggacagagtgagtgtgggggaatCTCCAGTACTTGGGAGTACAGGGCACTGTGGGGAATGGAACTGATTGAATCCCCACACACGCATACACTTAAAGACACATCTTGTTCCCTGTCTGATCTTCCTTTGATTGACTGACCCAGGCCAGGTCTAATATTGATCAGTAAACccaccgcacacactcacatcctcACTGACTGAATATCGATTGAATGAGAGAGATTagtgtgttttgagaagatttgtggctcaggttgagattttggatgtaggttttctcgctcagctggaaggttcatttccagagtttcatcagccatttgtgaggacactagtgagagaaggtcatgtctttttgtggctagttggtggtcatgtatcctggtggctagttttcggcctgtttgtccaatgtagtatttgttacagtccttgtatggtattttgtaaatgacattagttttgcttgttgtctgtatcgggTTTCTCAAGTTtattaactgctgttttagtgtgttggtgggtttgtggaccaaatattgaacaacagaagcaatcatcccaacacccacaaacgaagcttccttagaacattatttcaatgagccaagaCTGCAGCCCAGAAGAattacacagagcagaggaaaatcacccagACCGttgtgagaaactaagctcacTCACACCAATAAtctcagtccgagacaagatctgaagcagcagTATTATTTATTATACACTTGCAAGCATGGTGTCTAAAATAGACAcacagagtttagcaagtacGTATCTTAAATATAATTcatttctctttccctcctcccattgctccttccctgtttacatctcccactACTCTAAACCCGAGTGTTTATCTCTGGCCTCATCCGGCCTTGTGCATGACAAAATGTATGTCCTGCTTGGCCGTTTCACCACATCCCTCTGTGGTCTATTATTATATATCCTCGCCCACTGCCATCTGCTTCCTTGCTTGCTAAAGCaacatttccttccattctttacCCATCCTGAGCCTTACAACCTCTTGATGGTGgtcttttttgtttttgcagaagcagGAACCAGATACTTGTAACTGTTTGGACAGACATATCTAGCTTAACCTacacccctcccctcacagccccttatctatttgtctgtaacatc
This region includes:
- the LOC132832394 gene encoding class I histocompatibility antigen, F10 alpha chain-like isoform X1: MFLILLSISLCFSWASPETNALTRIYTIVAGLKGFPEVTNSATVNGVIIGSRDSKTQRCIPRQQFMAEFFDVNFWNYITDQVNKHGNLAKETMSTIMKRSNQTSGIHIFQRITTVEISDDSSIKRSMRFGFDGNDFISLEQDTMRWIASNHIAVMTKEKWDSDDSWNNYWKRHLEEECVEYLKRYLEVGKEYFTRKVQPEVFISRREPNGQDKPLTLSCLVTGFYPVDIEVTWLRNGEVMSETQSLGVRPNHDGTHQIQKEIEISAGDEDQYSCQIEHSSLAEAQLYQWEIQQNSVERSHHVFLIGLVSALAAIFGIIVWKRPWRG
- the LOC132832394 gene encoding class I histocompatibility antigen, F10 alpha chain-like isoform X2, producing the protein MFLILLSISLCFSWASPETNALTRIYTIVAGLKGFPEVTNSATVNGVIIGSRDSKTQRCIPRQQFMAEFFDVNFWNYITDQVNKHGNLAKETMSTIMKRSNQTSEQDTMRWIASNHIAVMTKEKWDSDDSWNNYWKRHLEEECVEYLKRYLEVGKEYFTRKVQPEVFISRREPNGQDKPLTLSCLVTGFYPVDIEVTWLRNGEVMSETQSLGVRPNHDGTHQIQKEIEISAGDEDQYSCQIEHSSLAEAQLYQWEIQQNSVERSHHVFLIGLVSALAAIFGIIVWKRPWRG